The DNA window CGGCAACAGCGGCATCAGTGACGTCGTGCTGCGCGACCGCAAGCATCTGGCGCAGGACGGACTGGTGCTGGTGGTGGTGAGCATCGATAAGGAGACCGGCGAGATACTGGCTGGTCCCGACGTGACCATCCGCGGAATGGCGGTGAGTGAAGAGGAAGAGCCGCAGTTCGTCGAATACTTACGGCAGCAGGTGCTGTCCGAACTGCAAGAGCTGGACATTTCAGAGGTGACTGACTGGGATGCGGTTCGCGCCGATGTGCGCAGTACAGTCACGCGGGCGGTCAAGCAGCGGCTGAAGCGTCGCCCCGTGGTCATACCGGTAGTGATGGAGATTTAGCGGCGCCTCCGGTCAGACCCGAAGGAGGGCTATCATGAGGGAGCCATCGGTCAAACGTGCGTTGGTGCTGGCGATACTGGGCGCGGTGCTTATCGCTGGAGCGTTGTTACTGCGTCAGACAGGCATGCTACGCAGCGCACAGTCACGTGCCAACGAGGAATTCGCCCTGAGTGAGCGAGCACACCACGAAGGCGAGCACGAAGCCGCCATGCGCCACATGCAGAATGCGGTGAAGCTGGACCCGCACTTTGTGGAAGCGCGGGAAGGGCTGGCGGCGATGTACGAGCAGTTTCGCGGAATGGATGCCGCCATCGCGGAGTACGAGCGCGCCATCAAAGAGGACCCGCAGAATGAGGCACGCTACTGTTACCGGATTGCACAAATCTACTTTGTGCACCGCCAATGGGAGCCTGCATTGCAGTGGTTACGCCGTTCAGACAACCTTGCGCCGAGCGACTTTCATGTGCAGCGGATGATCGGGTTCTGTCTGGAACGGCAGGGCAAATGGAAGGAGGCAGAACAACACTGGAGCGCGGTGCTCCGCCAGAACAGCAACGACCCGAACGTGCAGCGCGCCCTGGCACGAGTGCGCAGACACATGAACAGCAAGCAATCCACAGAAAGCGGCAAGGGAGGGTAGGCGGTGTTTCGGAACTATCGCGACATCTTGAGACAGATGGAGATGGAAATGCAAAGGCTATCTGACGAAGCCCTGCTCAGCGTGTTTGGACCGCTGGGCACGGCGGAGCGGTTCTGGCAACCGGCAGCCGACATTTGTGAAACCGAAGAGGCGCTGGTGGTGAAAGCGGAAATCGCCGGTGTTCAGCCCGAAAAAATCAACGTCTCGCTATCCGCCGATAACAGGGTGCTGGTTATCTCGGGCATCAGGGCAGAAGATGAGGAAGAACGTCGCGCTCGCGT is part of the Bacillota bacterium genome and encodes:
- a CDS encoding tetratricopeptide repeat protein; this translates as MREPSVKRALVLAILGAVLIAGALLLRQTGMLRSAQSRANEEFALSERAHHEGEHEAAMRHMQNAVKLDPHFVEAREGLAAMYEQFRGMDAAIAEYERAIKEDPQNEARYCYRIAQIYFVHRQWEPALQWLRRSDNLAPSDFHVQRMIGFCLERQGKWKEAEQHWSAVLRQNSNDPNVQRALARVRRHMNSKQSTESGKGG
- a CDS encoding Hsp20/alpha crystallin family protein, whose protein sequence is MFRNYRDILRQMEMEMQRLSDEALLSVFGPLGTAERFWQPAADICETEEALVVKAEIAGVQPEKINVSLSADNRVLVISGIRAEDEEERRARVRCYQLEIYYGPFERHITLPPDIPIDRDNISATYRNGVLTVRLPKSIQEETPAIRRIPITESERESE